A region of Streptomyces halobius DNA encodes the following proteins:
- the whiA gene encoding DNA-binding protein WhiA, with protein sequence MAMTAAVKDEISRLPVTRTCCRKSEVSSILRFAGGLHLVSGRIVIEAELDTGIAARRLRKDILEIFGHSSDLVVMAPGGLRRGSRYVVRVVAGGDQLARQTGLVDGRGRPIRGLPPQVVSGATCDAEAAWRGAFLAHGSLTEPGRSSSLEVTCPGPEAALALVGAARRLGIGAKAREVRGVDRVVVRDGDAIGALLTRLGAHESVLAWEERRMRREVRATANRLANFDDANLRRSARAAVAAGARVARALEILGEEVPEHLAAAGRLRMEHKQASLEELGALADPPLTKDAVAGRIRRLLAMADKRAQDLGIPGTESNLTEELAEGMVG encoded by the coding sequence ATGGCGATGACGGCTGCGGTGAAGGATGAGATCTCCCGGCTCCCCGTCACCCGGACCTGCTGCCGGAAGTCGGAGGTCTCGTCGATCCTGCGGTTCGCGGGAGGTCTGCACCTGGTCAGCGGGCGCATTGTGATCGAGGCGGAGCTGGACACCGGCATCGCCGCCCGCCGGCTCCGCAAGGACATCCTGGAGATCTTCGGGCACTCCTCCGACCTGGTGGTGATGGCCCCCGGCGGGTTGCGCCGCGGCAGCCGCTATGTCGTCCGTGTGGTCGCCGGCGGCGACCAGCTGGCGCGGCAGACGGGCCTGGTGGACGGCCGCGGCCGCCCCATCCGGGGGCTGCCCCCGCAGGTGGTCTCCGGTGCGACCTGCGACGCCGAGGCCGCCTGGCGCGGCGCCTTCCTCGCGCACGGCTCGCTCACCGAGCCCGGCCGCTCCTCCTCCCTGGAGGTCACCTGCCCCGGGCCCGAGGCCGCCCTTGCGCTGGTCGGCGCGGCCCGCCGGCTCGGCATCGGCGCCAAGGCCCGCGAGGTGCGCGGGGTGGACCGTGTCGTTGTCCGGGACGGCGATGCGATCGGCGCGCTGCTGACCCGCCTCGGCGCCCATGAGTCGGTGCTCGCCTGGGAGGAGCGGCGGATGCGCCGCGAGGTCCGCGCCACCGCCAACCGCCTCGCCAACTTCGACGACGCCAACCTCCGCCGCTCGGCGCGGGCCGCGGTCGCGGCGGGCGCGCGGGTCGCCCGCGCCCTGGAGATCCTCGGCGAGGAGGTCCCCGAGCACCTCGCGGCGGCCGGCCGGCTGCGCATGGAGCACAAGCAGGCGTCCCTGGAGGAGCTGGGCGCCCTCGCCGACCCGCCGCTGACCAAGGACGCCGTGGCCGGCCGGATCCGCCGACTGCTGGCGATGGCCGACAAGCGCGCCCAGGACCTCGGCATCCCCGGCACCGAGTCCAACCTCACCGAGGAGCTCGCCGAAGGCATGGTCGGCTGA
- the gap gene encoding type I glyceraldehyde-3-phosphate dehydrogenase: MTIRVGINGFGRIGRNYFRALLEQGADIEIVAVNDLGDTATTAHLLKYDTILGRLEETVSHTEDTITVGDRTIKVLSERNPADIPWGQLGVDIVIESTGIFTKRDDAAKHLAGGAKKVLISAPAKDEDITIVMGVNQDKYDAANHHVISNASCTTNCVAPMAKVLDENFGIVKGLMTTVHAYTNDQRILDFPHKDLRRARAAAENIIPTSTGAAKATALVLPQLKGKLDGIAMRVPVPTGSVTDLVLELDREVTKDEINNAFQKAAEGQLKGVLEYTEDPIVSSDIVNWPASCTFDSALTMAQGKQVKVVGWYDNEWGYSNRLVDLTVFVGGQL, encoded by the coding sequence GTGACGATCCGCGTAGGCATCAACGGCTTTGGCCGCATCGGTCGCAACTACTTCCGCGCGCTGCTGGAGCAGGGTGCGGACATCGAGATCGTGGCTGTCAACGACCTGGGTGACACCGCGACCACTGCGCACCTGCTGAAGTACGACACCATCCTGGGCCGTCTCGAGGAGACGGTGTCGCACACCGAGGACACCATCACCGTCGGGGACCGCACCATCAAGGTGCTCTCCGAGCGCAACCCGGCCGACATCCCCTGGGGCCAGCTGGGCGTCGACATCGTCATCGAGTCGACCGGTATCTTCACCAAGCGCGACGACGCCGCCAAGCACCTTGCCGGCGGCGCGAAGAAGGTCCTCATCTCGGCTCCGGCCAAGGACGAGGACATCACCATCGTCATGGGTGTCAACCAGGACAAGTACGACGCGGCCAACCACCACGTCATCTCGAACGCCTCCTGCACCACCAACTGTGTGGCGCCGATGGCCAAGGTTCTCGACGAGAACTTCGGCATCGTCAAGGGCCTGATGACCACGGTCCACGCGTACACCAACGACCAGCGCATCCTGGACTTCCCGCACAAGGACCTGCGCCGCGCCCGCGCCGCCGCGGAGAACATCATCCCGACCTCGACGGGTGCCGCCAAGGCCACCGCCCTGGTCCTCCCGCAGCTCAAGGGCAAGCTGGACGGCATCGCCATGCGCGTCCCGGTCCCCACCGGCTCGGTCACCGACCTGGTGCTGGAACTCGACCGCGAGGTCACCAAGGACGAGATCAACAACGCCTTCCAGAAGGCCGCCGAGGGCCAGCTCAAGGGCGTGCTGGAGTACACCGAGGACCCGATCGTCTCCTCGGACATCGTCAACTGGCCGGCCTCCTGCACCTTCGACTCCGCGCTGACCATGGCGCAGGGCAAGCAGGTCAAGGTCGTCGGCTGGTACGACAACGAGTGGGGCTACTCCAACCGTCTGGTGGACCTGACCGTCTTCGTCGGCGGCCAGCTCTGA
- a CDS encoding phosphoglycerate kinase, translated as MKTIDDLQVAGQRVFVRADLNVPLDGTTITDDGRIRAVAPTIAKLAERGAKVIVASHLGRPKGAPDPAFSLAPAAARLGELLGRDVAFATDTVGESARSVVAALADGQIAVLENLRFNAGETSKDDAERGAFADRLAALADLYVSDGFGAVHRKHASVYDLPARLPHAAGDLIATEVGVLKKLTEDVKRPYVVALGGAKVSDKLAVIDQLLEKADRILVGGGMAYTFLKAKGHEVGISLLQEDQVPACLGYLARAEKRGVEFVLPVDVLVSAEFPDLKTKAPADFGTVDADKIPADQEGLDIGPKTRELFASKIADAETVFWNGPMGVFEHPDYADGTKAVAQALLDSAGFTVVGGGDSAAAVRLLGFDENAFGHISTGGGASLEYLEGKTLPGLAALED; from the coding sequence ATGAAGACGATCGACGACCTCCAGGTAGCGGGCCAGCGGGTCTTCGTCCGCGCCGACCTGAACGTGCCGCTGGACGGCACGACCATCACCGACGACGGCCGCATCCGCGCCGTCGCCCCGACGATCGCCAAGCTAGCCGAGCGCGGCGCCAAGGTGATCGTCGCCTCCCACCTGGGCCGTCCCAAGGGCGCCCCGGACCCGGCCTTCTCCCTCGCCCCCGCCGCCGCGCGCCTCGGCGAACTCCTCGGCCGGGACGTCGCGTTCGCGACCGACACCGTCGGCGAGTCCGCCCGGTCCGTGGTCGCCGCCCTGGCCGACGGACAGATCGCCGTCCTGGAGAACCTCCGCTTCAACGCGGGCGAGACCAGCAAGGACGACGCCGAGCGCGGCGCCTTCGCCGACCGGCTCGCCGCCCTGGCGGACCTGTACGTGAGCGACGGCTTCGGCGCGGTGCACCGCAAGCACGCCTCCGTCTACGACCTCCCGGCGCGCCTCCCGCACGCCGCCGGCGATCTGATCGCCACCGAGGTCGGCGTGCTCAAGAAGCTCACCGAGGACGTCAAGCGCCCGTACGTCGTCGCGCTCGGCGGCGCCAAGGTCTCCGACAAGCTCGCCGTCATCGACCAGCTGCTGGAGAAGGCCGACCGCATCCTCGTCGGCGGCGGCATGGCGTACACCTTCCTCAAGGCCAAGGGCCACGAGGTGGGCATCTCGCTGCTCCAGGAGGACCAGGTCCCGGCGTGCCTGGGGTACCTGGCGCGGGCCGAGAAGCGCGGCGTGGAGTTCGTTCTCCCCGTCGACGTGCTGGTCTCGGCCGAATTCCCGGACCTGAAGACCAAGGCCCCCGCGGACTTCGGCACGGTCGACGCCGACAAGATCCCCGCCGACCAGGAGGGCCTGGACATCGGTCCGAAGACCCGCGAGCTGTTCGCCTCGAAGATCGCCGACGCCGAGACCGTCTTCTGGAACGGCCCGATGGGCGTCTTCGAGCACCCCGACTACGCCGACGGCACCAAGGCCGTCGCGCAGGCGCTGCTGGACAGCGCCGGTTTCACCGTCGTCGGCGGCGGCGACTCGGCCGCGGCCGTGCGCCTGCTCGGCTTCGACGAGAATGCTTTCGGCCACATCTCGACCGGCGGCGGCGCCAGCCTCGAATACCTCGAAGGCAAGACGCTCCCCGGCCTTGCCGCTCTGGAGGACTGA
- the tpiA gene encoding triose-phosphate isomerase, with translation MSDRTPLMAGNWKMNLNHLEAIAHVQKLAFALTDKDYEAVEVAVLPPFTDLRSVQTLVDGDNLKIKYGAQDVSAHDSGAYTGEVSGSMLAKLKCTYVAIGHSERRQYHGENEEICNAKVKAAFKHGLTPILCVGEGLDVRKAGNQVAHTLAQVDGALKDVPAGQAETIVIAYEPVWAIGTGEVATPEDAQEVCGAIRGRLAELYSQELADKVRIQYGGSVKSGNVAAIMAQPDVDGALIGGAALDADEFVKIVRFRDQ, from the coding sequence GTGAGTGACCGTACCCCGCTGATGGCGGGCAACTGGAAGATGAACCTCAACCACCTTGAGGCCATCGCGCACGTCCAGAAGCTCGCCTTCGCGCTCACCGACAAGGACTACGAGGCCGTAGAGGTCGCGGTGCTGCCGCCCTTCACCGACCTGCGGTCGGTGCAGACGCTGGTCGACGGCGACAACCTCAAGATCAAGTACGGCGCCCAGGACGTCTCGGCGCACGACTCCGGTGCCTACACCGGTGAGGTCTCGGGATCGATGCTCGCCAAGCTCAAGTGCACCTATGTGGCCATCGGGCACAGCGAGCGCCGCCAGTACCACGGCGAGAACGAAGAGATCTGCAACGCCAAGGTCAAGGCCGCCTTCAAGCACGGTCTGACCCCGATCCTGTGCGTCGGGGAGGGCCTGGACGTCCGCAAGGCGGGCAACCAGGTCGCGCACACCCTCGCCCAGGTCGACGGCGCCCTGAAGGACGTCCCGGCCGGGCAGGCCGAGACCATCGTGATCGCGTACGAGCCGGTGTGGGCCATCGGCACCGGCGAGGTCGCCACGCCCGAGGACGCGCAGGAGGTCTGCGGTGCGATCCGCGGCCGCCTCGCCGAGCTCTACAGCCAGGAGCTGGCCGACAAGGTCCGCATCCAGTACGGCGGCTCGGTCAAGTCCGGGAACGTCGCGGCGATCATGGCGCAGCCGGATGTCGACGGCGCCCTGATCGGCGGCGCGGCGCTGGACGCGGACGAATTTGTGAAGATCGTCCGCTTCCGCGACCAGTAG
- the secG gene encoding preprotein translocase subunit SecG, protein MVIGFSIALIVFSLLLMMLVLMHKGKGGGLSDMFGGGMQSSVGGSSVAERNLDRITIVVGLLWFACIVVLGIFMKLGK, encoded by the coding sequence GTGGTCATCGGGTTCTCGATCGCCCTCATCGTCTTCAGCCTGCTGCTGATGATGCTGGTGCTCATGCACAAGGGGAAGGGCGGCGGACTGTCCGACATGTTCGGTGGCGGTATGCAGTCCTCGGTCGGCGGCTCCTCGGTCGCCGAGCGGAACCTCGACCGCATCACCATCGTGGTCGGTCTGCTGTGGTTCGCCTGCATCGTCGTCCTGGGCATTTTCATGAAGCTCGGGAAGTGA
- a CDS encoding RNA polymerase-binding protein RbpA, with protein MASGNAIRGSRVGAGPMGEAERGESAPRIRISFWCSNGHETQPSFAGDAQVPDTWDCPRCGFPAGKDRDSPPDPPRTEPYKTHLAYVRERRSDADGEAILAEALAKLRGEI; from the coding sequence GTGGCAAGTGGCAACGCGATCCGAGGAAGTCGGGTCGGGGCGGGGCCGATGGGGGAGGCCGAGCGCGGTGAGTCCGCGCCCCGCATCCGCATCTCCTTCTGGTGCTCCAACGGGCACGAGACACAGCCCAGCTTCGCCGGCGACGCGCAGGTTCCGGACACCTGGGACTGCCCGCGCTGTGGTTTCCCGGCCGGCAAGGACCGGGACAGCCCGCCGGACCCGCCGCGCACCGAGCCGTACAAGACTCACCTCGCCTATGTCCGGGAGCGCCGCAGCGACGCCGACGGCGAGGCGATCCTCGCGGAGGCGCTCGCCAAGCTCCGCGGCGAGATCTGA
- the pgi gene encoding glucose-6-phosphate isomerase: protein MNAEGRSRLDQRAEWTALSKHREQLGEVRLRELFEGDPARADRYTLRVGDLHLDYSKHLVTDETLGLLRELAAAAGVSELRDAMFRGDKINITENRAVLHTALRAPGSAVVHVDRENVVPGVHAVLTKMATFSERVRSGDWKGHTGRRIKTVVNIGIGGSDLGPAMAYEALRAYTHRDMQFRFVSNVDGADLHEAVRDLDPAETLFVIASKTFTTIETITNATSARDWLLTGLHAGEEAVAKHFVALSTNARKVAEFGIDPTNMFEFWDWVGGRYSFDSAIGLSLMIAIGQERFREMLAGFHLVDEHFRTAPPEENAPLLLGLLGIWYGNFWDAQSHAVLPYSHYLSRFTAYLQQLDMESNGKSVDRDGRPVGWQTGPVVWGTPGTNGQHAYYQLLHQGTKMIPVDFIGFARPVADLRPGLVAQHDLLMANLFAQGQALAFGKTPDEVRAEGVAEELVPHKTFQGNHPSTTILATELSPSVLGQLIALYEHKVFVQGAVWNIDSFDQWGVELGKLLAKRVEPALTEGAEVAGLDASTAGLVATYREMRGR from the coding sequence ATGAACGCAGAAGGCCGCAGCAGGCTCGACCAGCGGGCCGAGTGGACCGCGCTGAGCAAGCACCGGGAGCAGCTGGGGGAGGTGCGGCTGCGCGAGCTGTTCGAGGGGGATCCGGCGCGTGCCGACCGCTACACCCTGCGGGTCGGTGATCTGCACCTGGACTACTCCAAGCACCTGGTCACCGACGAGACGCTGGGGCTGCTGCGGGAGCTGGCCGCGGCCGCGGGGGTGAGCGAACTGCGGGACGCGATGTTCCGCGGCGACAAGATCAACATCACCGAGAACCGCGCCGTCCTGCACACCGCGCTGCGCGCGCCCGGCTCCGCGGTCGTCCACGTGGACCGCGAGAACGTCGTCCCGGGCGTGCACGCCGTGCTCACCAAGATGGCGACCTTCTCCGAGCGGGTACGCTCCGGCGACTGGAAGGGCCATACCGGCCGCCGCATCAAGACGGTCGTCAACATCGGCATCGGCGGCTCCGATCTGGGTCCGGCGATGGCCTACGAGGCGCTGCGCGCCTACACCCACCGGGACATGCAGTTCCGTTTCGTCTCCAACGTGGACGGCGCCGATCTGCACGAGGCCGTACGCGACCTGGACCCGGCCGAGACGCTGTTCGTCATCGCGTCGAAGACCTTCACCACCATCGAGACGATCACCAACGCGACCTCGGCCCGCGACTGGCTGCTGACGGGCCTGCATGCCGGAGAGGAGGCGGTCGCCAAGCACTTCGTGGCGCTGTCGACCAACGCCCGGAAGGTGGCGGAGTTCGGCATCGACCCGACCAATATGTTCGAGTTCTGGGACTGGGTCGGCGGGCGCTACTCGTTCGACTCCGCGATCGGCCTGTCGCTGATGATCGCGATCGGCCAGGAGCGGTTCCGCGAGATGCTGGCCGGCTTCCATCTCGTCGACGAGCACTTCCGCACCGCCCCGCCGGAGGAGAACGCACCGCTCCTGCTGGGCCTGCTCGGCATCTGGTACGGCAACTTCTGGGACGCCCAGTCGCACGCGGTGCTGCCGTACAGCCACTACCTCTCCCGGTTCACCGCCTATCTGCAGCAGCTGGACATGGAGTCCAACGGCAAGTCCGTGGACCGCGACGGCCGGCCGGTCGGCTGGCAGACCGGCCCGGTCGTGTGGGGCACGCCCGGCACGAACGGCCAGCACGCCTACTACCAGCTGCTCCACCAGGGCACGAAGATGATCCCCGTCGACTTCATCGGCTTCGCCCGGCCGGTCGCCGATCTGCGGCCCGGTCTGGTCGCTCAGCACGACCTGCTGATGGCCAATCTCTTCGCGCAGGGGCAGGCGCTGGCGTTCGGCAAGACGCCCGATGAGGTGCGCGCCGAGGGCGTGGCGGAGGAACTGGTGCCGCACAAGACGTTCCAGGGCAACCACCCCAGCACCACGATCCTGGCCACCGAGCTCAGCCCGTCCGTGCTGGGCCAGTTGATCGCGCTGTACGAGCACAAGGTGTTCGTCCAGGGCGCCGTCTGGAACATCGACTCCTTCGACCAGTGGGGCGTGGAGCTGGGCAAGCTGCTCGCCAAGCGGGTCGAGCCGGCGCTGACCGAGGGCGCGGAGGTGGCGGGGCTGGATGCCTCCACGGCGGGTCTGGTCGCCACGTACCGTGAGATGCGCGGGCGTTGA
- the pgl gene encoding 6-phosphogluconolactonase → MTAPQVVVHRDKELMAQAAAARLITKIVDAQAARGSASVVLTGGRNGNGLLAALAQAPARDAIDWSRLDLWWGDERFLPDGHPDRNHTQAREALLDDVPLNPARVHPMAPAGGPYGNADLAAEAYAIELAAAAGPEDHGPVPSFDVLLLGVGPDTHVASLFPELPGVRETERTVVGVHGAPKPPPTRVSLTLPAIRAAREVWLLAAGEDKANAVAMALSGAGEVQAPAAGARGRSRTLWLLDEAAASQLPRDLYAPSCA, encoded by the coding sequence GTGACCGCTCCGCAGGTCGTCGTCCACCGCGACAAGGAGCTGATGGCCCAGGCCGCGGCCGCCCGGCTGATCACCAAGATCGTGGACGCCCAGGCCGCCCGCGGCTCCGCGTCCGTGGTCCTGACCGGCGGGCGCAACGGCAACGGGCTGCTCGCGGCCCTCGCCCAGGCACCCGCCCGGGACGCGATCGACTGGTCACGCCTCGATCTGTGGTGGGGCGACGAAAGGTTCCTGCCCGACGGCCACCCGGACCGCAACCACACCCAGGCCCGCGAGGCGCTGCTGGACGACGTCCCGCTGAACCCGGCCCGGGTGCATCCCATGGCCCCCGCAGGCGGCCCGTACGGCAACGCGGACCTCGCCGCCGAGGCGTACGCGATCGAACTGGCCGCCGCGGCGGGACCCGAGGACCACGGCCCGGTGCCGTCCTTCGACGTCCTGCTGCTGGGCGTCGGCCCGGACACCCATGTCGCCTCGCTCTTCCCCGAGCTGCCCGGCGTACGGGAGACCGAGCGGACGGTGGTCGGTGTGCACGGCGCGCCCAAGCCGCCGCCCACCCGCGTCTCGCTGACCCTGCCCGCGATCCGCGCGGCACGGGAGGTCTGGCTGCTGGCGGCCGGCGAGGACAAGGCGAACGCCGTGGCCATGGCGCTCTCCGGCGCCGGAGAGGTCCAGGCCCCGGCAGCGGGCGCCCGGGGCCGCAGCCGGACGCTGTGGCTGCTGGACGAGGCGGCGGCCTCCCAGCTGCCGCGCGATCTGTACGCCCCTTCTTGCGCCTGA
- the opcA gene encoding glucose-6-phosphate dehydrogenase assembly protein OpcA has protein sequence MKIDLTETTASKINKALVQGRRAIGTPAVGMVLTLVIVTDEENAYDALRAADEASREHPSRTLVVIKRVSRSPRDRAKARLDADVRVGADAGTGETVILRLYGEAIDHAQSVVLPLLLPDAPVVVWWAADAPLDPAHDPLGALAQRRVTDAYAAECPVQELTGRAESYTPGDTDLSWARITPWRSMLAAALDQAPCTVTSAEVEGEEFNPSCELLAMWLASRLNVPVKRTVSAGPGLTSVRMESDGGPIVLDRVDGSVATLSMPGQPDRAVALKRRETSELLAEELRRLDPDDIYASALKFGVERLGGAPSGQQTAPSEEPAAAGSAPAKPAAKKAAAKKGAK, from the coding sequence ATGAAGATCGATCTGACGGAAACCACAGCCAGCAAGATCAACAAGGCGCTGGTCCAGGGCCGTCGCGCCATCGGCACCCCCGCCGTCGGCATGGTCCTGACCCTCGTCATCGTCACCGACGAGGAGAACGCCTACGACGCGCTGCGGGCGGCCGACGAGGCGTCCCGTGAGCACCCCTCGCGCACCCTCGTCGTCATCAAGCGGGTCAGCCGGTCGCCGCGCGACCGCGCCAAGGCCCGCCTGGACGCCGATGTACGGGTCGGCGCGGACGCCGGCACCGGCGAAACGGTCATCCTGCGGCTCTACGGCGAGGCGATAGATCACGCCCAGTCCGTGGTGCTGCCGCTGCTGCTGCCGGACGCCCCGGTCGTGGTCTGGTGGGCCGCGGACGCCCCCCTGGACCCGGCGCACGACCCGCTCGGCGCACTGGCACAGCGCCGCGTCACCGACGCCTACGCCGCCGAGTGTCCGGTGCAGGAGCTGACCGGACGCGCCGAGTCCTACACCCCCGGCGACACCGACCTGTCCTGGGCCCGCATCACCCCGTGGCGCTCGATGCTCGCGGCGGCGCTGGACCAGGCACCGTGCACGGTCACCTCGGCCGAGGTCGAGGGCGAGGAGTTCAACCCCAGCTGCGAGCTTCTCGCGATGTGGCTCGCCAGCCGGCTGAACGTCCCGGTCAAGCGCACGGTGTCGGCCGGCCCCGGTCTGACGTCCGTACGGATGGAGTCCGATGGCGGCCCGATCGTGCTGGACCGCGTGGACGGCTCGGTCGCCACGCTCTCCATGCCCGGCCAGCCGGACCGCGCGGTGGCGCTCAAGCGCCGGGAGACCTCCGAGCTGCTCGCCGAGGAGCTGCGCCGGCTCGACCCGGACGACATCTACGCCTCCGCGCTGAAGTTCGGTGTGGAGCGGCTCGGCGGTGCGCCGTCCGGGCAGCAGACGGCGCCGTCCGAGGAGCCGGCGGCCGCCGGGAGCGCCCCGGCCAAGCCGGCGGCAAAGAAGGCGGCCGCGAAGAAGGGCGCCAAGTGA
- the zwf gene encoding glucose-6-phosphate dehydrogenase: MSGSHGANPLRDAADRRLPRIAGPSGLVIFGVTGDLSRKKLMPAVYDLANRGLLPPGFSLIGFARREWQDEDFAKEVHDAVKEHARTPFREEVWQQLVQGCRFVQGNFDDDDAFETLKATIEELDKAQGTGGNFAFYLSVPPKFFPKVVQQLKKHGLADQKADSWRRAVIEKPFGHNLESAQELNRIVHEVFPPNEVFRIDHYLGKETVQNIMALRFANTMFEPLWNRGYVDHVQITMAEDIGIGGRAGYYDGIGAARDVIQNHLLQLLALTAMEEPASFDADALVAEKTKVLGAVRLPADPGKETVRAQYAAGWQGGEKAVGYLQEDGIDPKSKTDTYAALKLTIDNRRWAGVPFYLRTGKRLGRRVTEIAVVFKRAPHSPFDHTATEELGQNALVIRVQPDEGVTVRFGSKVPGTSMEVRDVSMDFAYGESFTESSPEAYERLILDVLLGDANLFPRLEEVEQSWRILDPIEEYWDRHGKPAQYPAGTWGPIEADEMLARDGRSWRRP, translated from the coding sequence TTGTCCGGTTCACACGGAGCCAACCCGCTTCGTGACGCCGCCGACCGACGGCTCCCGCGTATCGCGGGGCCGTCGGGCCTGGTCATTTTCGGCGTCACGGGCGATTTGTCACGTAAAAAGCTGATGCCTGCCGTCTACGACCTGGCCAACCGCGGCCTGCTCCCGCCGGGCTTCTCCCTCATCGGGTTCGCGCGCCGGGAGTGGCAGGACGAGGACTTCGCCAAGGAAGTGCACGACGCCGTCAAGGAGCACGCGCGGACGCCCTTCCGTGAGGAGGTCTGGCAGCAGCTGGTCCAGGGCTGCCGCTTCGTCCAGGGCAACTTCGACGACGACGACGCCTTCGAGACACTCAAGGCCACCATCGAGGAGCTGGACAAGGCCCAGGGCACCGGCGGCAACTTCGCCTTCTACCTGTCCGTGCCGCCGAAGTTCTTCCCCAAGGTCGTCCAGCAGCTGAAGAAGCACGGGCTGGCCGACCAGAAGGCGGACTCCTGGCGCCGCGCGGTCATCGAGAAGCCCTTCGGCCACAACCTGGAGAGCGCGCAGGAGCTCAACCGGATCGTCCATGAGGTCTTCCCGCCCAACGAGGTCTTCCGGATCGACCACTACCTGGGCAAGGAGACGGTCCAGAACATCATGGCGCTGCGGTTCGCCAACACGATGTTCGAGCCGCTCTGGAACCGCGGCTATGTCGACCACGTACAGATCACGATGGCCGAGGACATCGGCATCGGCGGCCGGGCCGGCTACTACGACGGCATCGGCGCCGCGCGGGACGTCATCCAGAACCACCTCCTGCAGCTGCTCGCGCTGACCGCGATGGAGGAGCCGGCCTCCTTCGACGCGGACGCGCTGGTCGCGGAGAAGACCAAGGTGCTGGGCGCCGTCCGGCTCCCCGCCGATCCGGGCAAGGAAACGGTACGCGCGCAGTACGCGGCCGGCTGGCAGGGCGGCGAGAAGGCCGTCGGCTATCTCCAGGAAGACGGCATCGACCCGAAGTCGAAGACCGACACCTATGCCGCGCTCAAGCTGACCATCGACAACCGCCGCTGGGCGGGCGTCCCCTTCTACCTGCGCACGGGCAAGCGCCTGGGCCGTCGCGTCACCGAGATCGCGGTGGTCTTCAAGCGCGCCCCGCACTCCCCCTTCGACCACACGGCGACGGAGGAGCTCGGCCAGAACGCCCTGGTCATCCGCGTCCAGCCCGACGAGGGCGTCACGGTCCGCTTCGGCTCCAAGGTGCCCGGCACCTCGATGGAGGTGCGGGACGTGTCGATGGACTTCGCGTACGGCGAGTCGTTCACGGAGTCCAGCCCGGAGGCGTACGAGCGGCTGATCCTCGATGTGCTGCTCGGCGACGCCAACCTCTTCCCGCGACTGGAGGAGGTCGAGCAGTCCTGGCGGATCCTCGACCCGATCGAGGAGTACTGGGACCGGCACGGCAAGCCCGCGCAGTACCCGGCGGGCACCTGGGGCCCCATCGAGGCGGACGAAATGCTCGCACGAGACGGACGGAGCTGGCGTCGGCCATGA